The sequence GCTCGTCTCCAAGAAGGGATGTATCGAGTGGTGCTGTCTTCCTGATTTTGATTCGCCCTCGATTTTCGCTCATATACTCGATAGGAAGATCGGTGGATGTTTCGATATCAAGGTGTCGGATGACTATACTATCGAGCAACGATATAAGACCGATACAGCTGTTCTGATCACGCGTTTCTCCGATGGGGAGAACATCTTCGAATTGCATGATTTCATGCCGAGGTATTACAATAAGGAAGGAGGCTATTTCACTCCGCCAGAATTGGTAAGGCATGTGCGCCATATCCAGGGCAGTCCACGATTCAGGGTTCATTTCGACCCGAGACTCGATTATGCGCAAGGAGAGACCAAGACCTATGTGAAGAGCAACTTCATCGTCAGTCTGATCGATAATCTGAAGTTCGATACGGTCTTCCTGTATACCTCATTTGATAAACAGGCGGTGGTCGATGGAAAGGAATTGGAGGTCAGAGAGAACGGGCATTTCCTGCTGAGTTATAACGAGAAGATCCTACACCCGACCAACAGAAAGGTGTACCTGGACCTGCAGCGTACCAAGGTTTATTGGTTGAACTGGTCCAACAGGACGCCTAACTATAGGAAGTACAATCAAGAGATAAGCCGGAGCGCCATCACACTCAAGCTCTTGAGCTATGATAAGTCAGGCGCTGTGCTTGCTGCAGCCACTACCTCTCTACCGGAGACCATAGGAGAGGAGCGGAACTGGGATTATCGATTCTGTTGGATACGCGATGCTTCCATGGTGGTCAAGGTGATGGGAGAACTCGGTCATAGGGCAGTGTCCAAGCGATACCTACAATTCATCATAGACCTTATTCCACAGAAGGACGAGAAGTTGCAGATCATGTATGGGATCAATAAGGAGAAGAAGCTTACCGAGATGACCTTGGAACATCTCGAGGGCTATGAGGGTTCTAAGCCGGTGCGTGTAGGGAATGCGGCCTATCAACAGAAGCAGAACGACATCTATGGCATATTGATGGATCTGATCTATGCTCAGTTAACGGAGTACAGCACCGACCTGGAGAATGGCGAAGAACTATGGGGTATCACCAAAGGGATAGTATGGATCGTATCCAAGCACTGGAAAGAGCCGGACAAGGGTATCTGGGAATTCAGAGAAGGAGATCAGCACTTCACCTTCTCCAAAGTCCTGTGCTGGGTGGCGATAGATAGGGCGATCAAAGTGGCACAAGTCCTAAGGAAGAAAAGGAAAGTGGAAAAATGGATGGAATTGGCCAAAGAGATCAAAAAGGATATCCATGCGCATTCCTGGAATGAAGAATCAGGTGCCTTCACCCAATCCTACGGCTCCACGTATTTGGATGCTTCGGTACTGCTTATGGAGACCTATGGCTTCATCGATGCCAAGGACCCCAAGTTCGTGAGCATGGTGCATGCTATCGAGAAGGAATTGAGTAATGATGGGCTCTTGTATCGCTATAAGAATGAGGATGACTTCGGGCTTCCTTCTTCGTCCTTCACCATCTGTACATTCTGGTTCATCAATAGTCTCTACAAGATAGGAGAGGTGGAAAAGGCACAACAGTATTTCGATAAGTTGTTGACCTATAGCAATCATTTGGGGCTCTTCAGCGAGGACATCGATTTCAAGACAAAGCGCTTGTTGGGGAATTTTCCGCAGGCCTATTCCCATCTGGCCTTGATCGAGTGTGCGATGAATTTCTCCGATATCGAGACGGAAGAGATGATCCTCGAGTCGATGCGATAGGAATCTGTGGCAAGATAGTGTTTGTTAAGAGGTTAAAGAGTAACCGCTGAGCGGTCGGATCCTATAGCTTCCAAGCTATCTTCGTGCTGAATAAAGCCAATGAGGCTTTCGGTCTGTCTTTTCATTAGAACAACAAAATCCAAAGAACCCTATGAAATATCCGATCTATCTGTTTGCTGCATTGCTACTCATCGCCTGTGGAGGAAACCCTTCCGAGGAGGCCGATATCCCTGAGGTCACCGAGTCTCAAGAGTCGATGACCAAGGGTCCGGACATCGTGGGGAAGGAGATGAGCTACGAGGCGGATAGTGTGACGATGAAGGGCTACTTGGCCTATGATGCCGATCTCTCTGGTCCTCGTCCGGGAGTGATCGTGGTCCATGAGTGGTGGGGACATAATGAGCATTCGCGGAATGTTGCCGACAAACTAGCCGAGGAGGGCTATGTGGCCTTTGCCTTGGACATGTATGGAGACGGGAAGACTGCGGCACACCCACAGGATGCCATGGCTTTTTCGGGAGCGGTGATGAGCAACTTCGAAGGAGCAAAAGAACGCTTCGCTGCGGCCATGGAAGTCTTGCAGGCGGATGAGCATTGTGACAAAGATGAGATTGCTGCTGTCGGATATTGTTTCGGTGGTGGTATCGTGCTCAACATGGCACGTCAAGGGGTAGACTTGGATGCGGTAGCGACCTTGCACGGAAGCATAGGGCCTATCGAGCCTGCCACTCCCGGATCGGTCAAAGGACGCATACTGGTCATGAATGGAGCCGATGACCCCTTCGTGTCAGCTGAGGCCATCGACAGTTTCAAGTCCGAGATGGAGGCCGCGGGAGTGGATTACGAGTTTGTGAACTATGAAGGAGCCATCCATGCCTTCACCAATCCAGCTGCCACCGCCAAAGGGGAGGAGTTCGAGCTTCCATTGGCCTACAATGCTGATGCGGATAGCCTATCATGGTTGAAACTGGGAGATTTTTTAGAGGAGACATTTGCAGGGAAATAAGGAAGAACAAAAGGCCTTTTGAGAAATGCATATCATGGGTAACAAGTGAGGGGTTCACTTTGACTATCCTCGCTTCTATGATCTGATAGCCTCATCCCCAGAGCCGAATACTCATTTATCTCTACCGAATTCTCAATAGATCATGCAAGGTGACGGGTGCTTTGTACATTCAAGTAGCAAAGACTACTCCCATGATTCGTTGTTTCCTTCTATTAGTTTCTATCCTTCTGCTGCTTACCGCTAGCGCCCAGTTCAGCTCTCCCAAGCAGATCCTCTATCACCCGGGCAGTGACACGCATTATATCATCACACTCTCGGGACAGATATGGTCTGGTACGCCTGAGACCGAATTTGTATACAACCCCGTGGTCATTGGGGCCAACGTGGGCCAATGCTTGATCATCGGAGATCAACTATGGGCCGCACGTATCGGGGACTTGAAAGTCTACAACCTCTTCCCGTTAGAACTGGTGGCCTCCTATGACACTCCAGCAACTGAATGGCTGATAGGCCTAGCATGGGATGGCGACCTTACAATATACCTTCATGACCAAGAGGGGATATATGATTTCAACATGAGCACCCAAATCTCCACTACCGTCAATGAAGACCTCAGCAATTGGGCGGA is a genomic window of Flavobacteriales bacterium containing:
- a CDS encoding glycoside hydrolase family 15 protein, whose protein sequence is MQNLDYGIIGNCRSAALVSKKGCIEWCCLPDFDSPSIFAHILDRKIGGCFDIKVSDDYTIEQRYKTDTAVLITRFSDGENIFELHDFMPRYYNKEGGYFTPPELVRHVRHIQGSPRFRVHFDPRLDYAQGETKTYVKSNFIVSLIDNLKFDTVFLYTSFDKQAVVDGKELEVRENGHFLLSYNEKILHPTNRKVYLDLQRTKVYWLNWSNRTPNYRKYNQEISRSAITLKLLSYDKSGAVLAAATTSLPETIGEERNWDYRFCWIRDASMVVKVMGELGHRAVSKRYLQFIIDLIPQKDEKLQIMYGINKEKKLTEMTLEHLEGYEGSKPVRVGNAAYQQKQNDIYGILMDLIYAQLTEYSTDLENGEELWGITKGIVWIVSKHWKEPDKGIWEFREGDQHFTFSKVLCWVAIDRAIKVAQVLRKKRKVEKWMELAKEIKKDIHAHSWNEESGAFTQSYGSTYLDASVLLMETYGFIDAKDPKFVSMVHAIEKELSNDGLLYRYKNEDDFGLPSSSFTICTFWFINSLYKIGEVEKAQQYFDKLLTYSNHLGLFSEDIDFKTKRLLGNFPQAYSHLALIECAMNFSDIETEEMILESMR
- a CDS encoding dienelactone hydrolase family protein, whose protein sequence is MKYPIYLFAALLLIACGGNPSEEADIPEVTESQESMTKGPDIVGKEMSYEADSVTMKGYLAYDADLSGPRPGVIVVHEWWGHNEHSRNVADKLAEEGYVAFALDMYGDGKTAAHPQDAMAFSGAVMSNFEGAKERFAAAMEVLQADEHCDKDEIAAVGYCFGGGIVLNMARQGVDLDAVATLHGSIGPIEPATPGSVKGRILVMNGADDPFVSAEAIDSFKSEMEAAGVDYEFVNYEGAIHAFTNPAATAKGEEFELPLAYNADADSLSWLKLGDFLEETFAGK